A single genomic interval of Streptomyces sp. BA2 harbors:
- a CDS encoding Mut7-C RNAse domain-containing protein translates to MNGPEILIDFAPELGVFVPHERRGGPTKAVTDGVSTLGHVVESLGVPLTEVGALVVDGAEVPVSHVPAADESVEVRAVSRPQPVPGAPLRFLLDVHLGTLARRLRLLGVDAAYESTDIGDPALAARSAAERRVLLSRDRGLLRRRELWVGAYIYSDAPDEQLRDVLGRFAPALHPWTRCTACNGSLRAASKEDVAGRLEGGTRGSYDVFAECVACGRVYWRGAHHDRLEGIVAGAVKEFSPTPPLPENPLWRGGLGRR, encoded by the coding sequence ATGAACGGTCCGGAGATCCTCATCGACTTCGCCCCCGAGCTGGGCGTCTTCGTCCCGCACGAGCGAAGGGGCGGCCCCACCAAGGCTGTTACGGACGGCGTGTCCACGCTCGGTCACGTCGTCGAATCGCTCGGGGTCCCGCTGACGGAGGTCGGCGCGCTCGTCGTGGACGGCGCCGAGGTCCCGGTCTCGCACGTCCCGGCGGCGGACGAGTCGGTGGAGGTCCGCGCCGTCTCCCGTCCCCAGCCCGTGCCCGGCGCTCCCCTCCGCTTCCTCCTCGACGTCCATCTCGGCACGCTGGCCCGCCGGTTGCGGCTCCTCGGCGTCGACGCGGCGTACGAGAGCACGGACATCGGCGACCCCGCCCTCGCCGCGCGCTCGGCCGCGGAGCGGAGGGTGCTCCTGAGCAGGGACCGGGGGTTGTTGCGGCGGCGGGAGCTGTGGGTTGGGGCGTACATCTACAGCGACGCGCCGGACGAGCAACTGCGGGATGTGCTGGGGCGGTTCGCCCCTGCCTTGCATCCCTGGACGCGGTGCACCGCGTGCAACGGCTCGCTGAGGGCGGCGAGCAAGGAGGATGTGGCGGGGCGGCTGGAGGGGGGTACGCGGGGGTCGTACGACGTGTTCGCGGAGTGCGTTGCTTGTGGGCGGGTGTACTGGCGGGGGGCGCATCATGATCGGCTGGAGGGGATTGTGGCGGGGGCAGTGAAGGAGTTTTCCCCAACCCCACCCCTTCCCGAAAACCCGCTCTGGCGCGGGGGCCTTGGTCGCCGTTGA